The Drosophila gunungcola strain Sukarami chromosome 2L unlocalized genomic scaffold, Dgunungcola_SK_2 000007F, whole genome shotgun sequence genome includes a region encoding these proteins:
- the LOC128253166 gene encoding ribosomal RNA-processing protein 7 homolog A, whose translation MVELEGYVVVPLRTAPQAKYCHSVYMREHFIRLMDPNKPKGRTLFLLNIPPYVTEDSLKTVFGRAGTIEAVEFAAKPGKEETIKWYEGTGEPFSTTRPPFSFKVAYVVFQKSSSIGKALALKSIDLFNSSGECIVQTGMQLWHEEYEGSYLMEARKAKLQVSKYMAGYDKRERAAAEAAKTGEADADGWVTVGKEGRNAGFEQKASVIGRLEQKVARDHKSKELKNFYTFQIRESKMQNIVEMRKKFEEDKQKIALLKQSRRFKPF comes from the exons ATGGTAGAACTAGAGGGTTATGtcg TGGTTCCCCTGCGGACAGCCCCGCAGGCCAAGTACTGCCACAGCGTTTACATGCGGGAGCACTTCATCCGGCTGATGGATCCCAACAAGCCCAAGGGTCGCACGCTCTTCCTGCTCAACATTCCGCCCTACGTGACGGAGGACAGCCTGAAGACGGTCTTCGGCCGGGCGGGGACCATAGAGGCCGTGGAGTTCGCCGCCAAGCCGGGCAAGGAGGAGACCATAAAGTGGTACGAGGGCACCGGCGAGCCGTTCTCCACCACGCGTCCGCCCTTCAGCTTCAAGGTGGCCTACGTGGTGTTCCagaagagcagcagcatcGGCAAGGCCCTGGCCCTGAAGAGCATCGACCTGTTCAACAGCAGCGGCGAGTGCATCGTCCAGACCGGCATGCAGCTGTGGCACGAGGAGTACGAGGGCAGCTACCTGATGGAGGCTCGGAAGGCGAAGCTACAGGTCAGCAAGTACATGGCCGGGTACGACAAGAGGGAGCGAGCCGCCGCGGAGGCGGCCAAGACCGGGGAGGCCGATGCCGACGGATGGGTCACCGTGGGCAAGGAGGGCCGCAACGCTGGCTTTGAGCAGAAGGCCTCTGTGATCGGACGACTGGAGCAAAAGGTGGCCAGGGATCACAAGTCCAAGGAGCTGAAGAACTTCTACACCTTCCAGATACGCGAGAGCAAGATGCAGAACATCGTGGAGATGCGCAAGAAGTTCGAGGAGGACAAGCAAAAGATCGCGCTGCTCAAGCAATCGCGACGCTTCAAGCCGTTTTAG
- the LOC128253167 gene encoding uncharacterized protein LOC128253167 has protein sequence MESFSTSPSPSSTSSVPSPSLHFAGGMDSPDICEPPQEEEEEFSFRYPSYMFPDVEYDRGDVPLPFKATPDSLFNLCAAIVDSQARTEVFKWSINDVTDWLRNFGYPEYEQTFRENYIDGHKLLNLDAVALVALNVRNFEHIRHLGRGIRALYRQELQTATETKQQSEVYKTFRARTGRRYEGLRETELLGRMHMIRSVFRDVNDWDLMELHMSRTPVRRYREVVAGSRRFNLYGPSTARREPILTDDVDSSPWFNFGDCY, from the exons ATGGAGTCGTTCTCAACGTCTCCGTCTCCGTCTTCGACTTCGTCTGTTCCGTCGCCATCGCTACATTTCGCTGGTGGAATGGACAGCCCGGACATCTGTGAGCCAccgcaggaggaggaggaggagttcAGCTTCCGTTACCCGAGCTACATGTTCCCGGACGTGGAGTACGACAGGGGGGATGTCCCACTGCCCTTCAAGGCTACGCCGGACTCGCTGTTCAATCTCTGCGCCGCTATCGTGGATTCCCAGGCCCGCACGGAAGTCTTCAAGTGGAGCATCAACGATGTTACCGACTGGCTGCGCAACTTTGGTTACCCTGAATACGAG CAAACGTTTCGGGAGAACTACATTGACGGACACAAGCTTTTAAACTTGGACGCCGTAGCCCTGGTGGCACTTAACGTCCGGAACTTCGAGCACATTCGGCACCTGGGCCGGGGAATCCGAGCCCTCTACCGCCAGGAGCTGCAGACGGCCACGGAGACCAAGCAGCAGAGCGAGGTCTACAAGACATTCCGAGCCCGCACCGGCCGGAGGTACGAGGGACTGCGGGAGACCGAGCTGCTGGGCCGCATGCACATGATTCGTTCGGTTTTCCGGGACGTCAACGACTGGGACCTGATGGAGCTGCACATGTCCAGGACTCCAGTGAGGCGGTACCGCGAGGTCGTTGCTGGCTCCAGGCGGTTCAATCTCTACGGGCCATCGACGGCGCGTAGGGAGCCCATATTAACGGATGATGTTGATTCCTCACCATGGTTCAATTTCGGCGATTGCTACTAG
- the LOC128253150 gene encoding homeobox protein H2.0 isoform X2, with the protein MLLQESAASMEQSMPENLSTHMFGECEVSPVLPKCHDPVETDRDLQTKESCAPAPMASSSPPTTAGSTTKVKLSFSVDRLLGSESSESHRTSSSSPSARTCCDGSVFSCCSFPHCLSQASAEARRLGHAPLPVSVAPTSMHPYPYGGLDKLYPSLYMDYKSVLRPTPIRAEEHAAPTYPSLATNALLRFHQHQKQQHQQHQQHQQHQQHQQHQQHQQHHPKHLHQQHKPPQHSSSLLAPLHSLTTLQLTQQQRFLGKTQPQLLDITPTAPAAATSQNGGYPQQGSSTNPSNSGSSGNGKRKRSWSRAVFTNLQRKGLEIQFQQQKYITKPDRRKLAARLNLTDAQVSLVPKPTHEVEAYAGKPEERPGEAAH; encoded by the exons ATGTTACTGCAGGAGAGTGCCGCCAGCATGGAACAGAGTATGCCCGAGAACCTCAGCACTCACATGTTCGGCGAGTGTGAAGTGAGTCCAGTCCTTCCGAAGTGTCATGATCCGGTGGAAACTGATCGAGACCTGCAGACCAAAGAGTCCTGTGCCCCGGCACCAATGGCCAGTTCGTCGCCACCCACAACCGCAGGCAGCACAACCAAAGTGAAGTTGAGCTTCAGTGTCGATCGGCTGCTGGGCTCCGAGTCCAGCGAGTCCCACCGGACCAGCTCTTCGTCGCCCTCGGCCAGGACCTGCTGCGATGGCAGTGTCTTCTCCTGTTGCTCGTTTCCACACTGCTTAAGCCAAGCGAGTGCCGAGGCCCGCAGGTTGGGACACGCTCCGCTCCCTGTGTCTGTGGCACCCACGTCCATGCACCCATACCCCTATGGCGGACTTGACAAACTCTATCCTAGCCTGTACATGGATTACAAATCAGTGCTGAGGCCGACCCCAATTCGTGCGGAAGAACACG CCGCACCCACCTATCCATCGCTGGCCACCAACGCGCTCCTCCGCTTCCATCAACATcagaagcagcagcaccagcagcaccagcagcaccagcagcatcagcagcatcaacagcatcaacagcatcagcagcaccaTCCAAAACACCTCCATCAGCAGCACAAGCCCCCGCAGCACAGCTCGTCACTGCTGGCGCCTCTTCACAGCCTCACGACCTTGCAGTtgacgcagcagcagcgattTCTGGGCAAGACGCAGCCGCAGCTGCTGGACATCACGCCCACGGCGCCGGCGGCAGCCACCTCACAGAATGGCGGTTACCCACAGCAGGGCAGCAGCACTAATCCGAGTAACTCGGGGAGCAGCGGCAACGGGAAGCGCAAACGCTCCTGGTCCAGGGCCGTCTTCACCAATCTGCAGCGCAAGGGGCTGGAGATTCAGTTCCAGCAGCAGAAGTATATCACGAAGCCAGATCGGCGAAAGCTGGCGGCACGGCTGAACCTCACCGACGCTCAGGTGA